One Streptomyces sp. ML-6 genomic region harbors:
- the hpnE gene encoding hydroxysqualene dehydroxylase HpnE, protein MTNGHPRSSRAVVIGGGLAGITAALRLADAGLAVTLLEGRPRLGGLVFSFRRGELTIDNGQHVYLRCCTAYQWFLDRVGGARLAPLQNRLDVPVLDVARPSGPRLGRLRRNALPVPFHLAAGLAGYPHLSLAERAGVGRAALALGRLDPDDPALDTVDFGSWLARHGQSPRTIEALWDLVGVATLNATAPHSSLALAAKVFKTGLLSDPGAADIGWAGVPLGEIHDKLAREALDAVGVRTELRTKATAITRAEDGGWTVHVDGERIGADTVVLAVPQREAHGLLPDGALDEPDKLLEIGTSPILNVHVVYDRKVLRRPFFTALGSPVQWVFDRTDASGLTGPGQYLALSQSAAHEEIDLPVAELRRRYLPELERLLPAARGAGVQDFFVTRERTATFAPAPGVGRLRPGAPTRAPGLCLAGAWTATGWPATMEGAVRSGFSAASAALRALGRSHEHPLQEAA, encoded by the coding sequence ATGACGAACGGCCACCCGCGTTCCTCCCGCGCGGTCGTGATCGGGGGCGGACTCGCCGGCATCACCGCGGCGCTGCGCCTCGCCGACGCCGGGCTGGCGGTGACCCTCCTCGAAGGACGGCCCCGCCTCGGCGGCCTCGTCTTCTCCTTCCGGCGCGGCGAACTGACGATCGACAACGGCCAGCACGTCTACCTGCGCTGCTGCACCGCCTACCAGTGGTTCCTCGACCGGGTCGGCGGCGCCCGGCTGGCACCCTTGCAAAACCGTTTGGACGTGCCCGTTCTCGACGTCGCCCGCCCCTCGGGCCCCCGCCTGGGACGACTGCGCCGCAACGCCCTGCCGGTGCCGTTCCACCTCGCCGCCGGGCTCGCCGGCTACCCGCACCTCTCGCTCGCCGAACGGGCGGGCGTCGGGCGCGCCGCGCTGGCCCTCGGCCGCCTGGACCCGGACGACCCGGCGCTCGACACCGTGGACTTCGGCAGCTGGCTCGCCCGGCACGGCCAGTCGCCGCGCACCATCGAGGCCCTCTGGGACCTGGTCGGCGTCGCCACGCTCAACGCCACCGCGCCCCACTCCTCGCTGGCCCTCGCCGCGAAGGTGTTCAAGACCGGGCTGCTCTCCGACCCCGGCGCCGCCGACATCGGCTGGGCGGGCGTGCCCCTGGGCGAGATCCACGACAAGCTGGCCCGCGAGGCGCTCGACGCCGTCGGCGTACGTACCGAACTGCGCACCAAGGCCACCGCCATCACCCGTGCGGAGGACGGCGGTTGGACCGTCCACGTCGACGGCGAACGCATCGGGGCCGACACCGTCGTCCTCGCCGTCCCGCAGCGCGAGGCCCACGGACTGCTGCCCGACGGCGCGCTCGACGAACCGGACAAGCTCCTGGAGATCGGCACCTCGCCGATTCTCAACGTGCACGTCGTCTACGACCGCAAGGTGCTGCGCCGCCCCTTCTTCACCGCGCTCGGCTCCCCGGTCCAGTGGGTCTTCGACCGCACCGACGCCTCGGGCCTCACCGGCCCCGGCCAGTACCTCGCCCTGTCCCAGTCCGCCGCGCACGAGGAGATCGACCTCCCCGTCGCCGAACTGCGCAGGCGCTACCTGCCCGAGCTGGAGCGGCTCCTGCCGGCCGCCCGCGGGGCCGGCGTCCAGGACTTCTTCGTCACCCGGGAGCGCACGGCGACCTTCGCCCCCGCCCCCGGGGTCGGCCGGCTGAGACCCGGCGCCCCCACGCGCGCCCCCGGCCTGTGCCTGGCCGGAGCATGGACGGCCACCGGCTGGCCCGCGACGATGGAGGGCGCCGTGCGCAGTGGATTCAGCGCCGCGTCCGCCGCGTTGAGGGCGCTCGGCCGCTCCCATGAACATCCGCTGCAGGAGGCGGCATGA
- a CDS encoding polyprenyl synthetase family protein has protein sequence MSSTTGTRGESVTPANPAFDTVADTTDVTALLERGRALSTPVLRAAVDRLAPPMDTVAAYHFGWIDAQGRAAEGDGGKAVRPALALLSAEAAGAEPEAGIPGAVAVELVHNFSLLHDDLMDGDEQRRHRDTVWKVHGPAQAILVGDALFALANEILLELGTVEAGRATRRLTAASRKLIDGQAQDISYEHRERVTVEECLEMEGNKTGALLACACSIGAVLGGADDRTADTLEAYGYHLGLAFQAVDDLLGIWGDPGSTGKQTWSDLRQRKKSLPVVAALAADGPASERLGELLAADAKSSDFDSFSEEEFAARAALIEEAGGREWTAQEARRQHAVAIEALHRVDMPQTVRAQLTALADFVVVRKR, from the coding sequence ATGAGCAGTACCACCGGAACAAGAGGAGAGTCAGTGACCCCGGCGAATCCGGCTTTCGACACCGTGGCCGACACCACGGACGTCACCGCGCTTCTGGAGCGCGGACGGGCCCTTTCCACGCCGGTGCTCCGGGCCGCCGTCGACCGGCTCGCACCGCCCATGGACACCGTCGCCGCCTATCACTTCGGCTGGATCGACGCCCAGGGACGGGCGGCCGAGGGCGACGGCGGCAAGGCCGTCCGCCCGGCGCTCGCCCTGCTGTCCGCGGAGGCGGCCGGCGCCGAGCCCGAGGCCGGGATCCCCGGCGCCGTGGCCGTCGAACTCGTGCACAACTTCTCGCTGCTGCACGACGACCTGATGGACGGCGACGAGCAGCGCCGGCACCGCGACACGGTCTGGAAGGTGCACGGCCCCGCCCAGGCGATCCTGGTCGGCGACGCGCTCTTCGCGCTCGCCAACGAGATCCTGCTGGAGCTCGGCACCGTCGAGGCGGGCCGCGCCACGCGCCGGCTGACCGCCGCCAGCCGCAAACTCATCGACGGACAGGCCCAGGACATCTCCTACGAGCACCGCGAGCGGGTCACCGTCGAGGAGTGCCTGGAGATGGAGGGCAACAAGACCGGCGCCCTGCTCGCCTGCGCCTGCTCCATCGGCGCGGTGCTCGGCGGCGCCGACGACCGCACCGCCGACACCCTGGAGGCGTACGGATACCACCTCGGCCTCGCCTTCCAGGCCGTCGACGACCTGCTCGGCATCTGGGGCGACCCCGGATCCACCGGCAAGCAGACCTGGAGCGACCTGCGCCAGCGCAAGAAGTCGCTGCCGGTGGTCGCCGCGCTCGCCGCGGACGGCCCGGCCTCGGAACGCCTGGGCGAACTGCTCGCGGCCGACGCCAAGAGCAGCGATTTCGACAGCTTCTCCGAAGAGGAGTTCGCCGCCCGCGCGGCACTCATCGAGGAGGCGGGCGGCCGCGAGTGGACCGCCCAGGAGGCCCGTCGACAGCACGCGGTCGCCATCGAGGCGCTGCACCGGGTCGACATGCCGCAGACCGTGCGGGCGCAGCTCACGGCGCTCGCGGACTTCGTCGTCGTACGAAAGAGATGA